One part of the Rutidosis leptorrhynchoides isolate AG116_Rl617_1_P2 chromosome 1, CSIRO_AGI_Rlap_v1, whole genome shotgun sequence genome encodes these proteins:
- the LOC139885873 gene encoding phosphatidylinositol/phosphatidylcholine transfer protein SFH13-like, translated as MSGLEGLDAFDEIGDRRLDFENSEDERRRSKIGSLRKKAINASNKFTHSLKKRGKRKVDYRVPSVSIEDVRDASEEKAVRELRQKLLDKDLLPERHDDYHTLLRFLKARDFNIERTIRMWAEMLTWRKEYGADTILEEYEFEELEEVLQHYPQGYHGVDMEGRPVYIERLGKAHPSRLMKITSIDRYLKYHVQEFERAFSEKFPACSIAAKRQICSTTTILDVQGLGLKNFTPSAASILGAMAKVDNNYYPETLHRMFVVNAGSTFKRYLWPAAQKFLDPKTISKIHVLEPKSLGKLLEVIDPSQLPDFLGGSCTCPGEGGCLRSNMGPWNDPEIMKVVNNAEATFVRQITSVSSDQQKVDSYVQIQPVKGRSIDSSTVESESDVEDPCSLTTSVNPKLTPVREDATPSDSPVYYSCHDHFIPSEEPVNPPNECLKLDNKEPDSGLVFAQWLDIIHEQIVKRSFNCVGRSLVSLVTNLIDIIRRVSVGYWSKQNIVCPTNAVEDEPETETLTETVCEEREFPFVERLQKLETLLEELKKKPAQIPVEKEHMLHDSLERIKSVEFDLNKTKSVLHATVVKQLEIAAVMEALQESKFRRRRIC; from the exons ATGTCAG GATTAGAAGGACTGGATGCATTTGATGAAATAGGAGATAGGAGGTTGGATTTTGAGAATTCTGAAGATGAGAGACGAAGATCGAAAATCGGGTCGTTAAGGAAGAAGGCTATAAATGCTTCAAATAAGTTTACTCACTCACTTAAAAAAAGGGGGAAGAGGAAAGTTGATTACAGGGTTCCGTCGGTTTCGATTGAAGATGTACGCGATGCGAGTGAGGAGAAAGCTGTACGTGAACTAAGGCAAAAGCTTCTTGATAAGGACTTGCTTCCTGAGAGACATGATGACTATCATACTTTGTTGAG GTTCTTGAAGGCAAGAGATTTTAACATTGAGAGAACGATACGCATGTGGGCGGAAATGCTGACGTGGCGAAAAGAGTATGGAGCAGACACTATATTGGAG GAGTATGAATTTGAAGAACTAGAAGAAGTATTACAGCATTACCCTCAAGGGTACCATGGAGTTGATATGGAAGGAAGACCTGTTTATATTGAAAGGCTTGGCAAAGCACACCCTAGTAGACTTATGAAAATTACGTCTATCGACCGCTACTTAAAGTACCACGTCCAAGAGTTCGAACGCGCTTTCAGTGAAAAGTTTCCCGCTTGTTCAATTGCAGCAAAACGACAAATTTGTTCGACTACTACAATTCTTGATGTTCAAGGCTTG GGATTGAAGAATTTTACTCCAAGTGCTGCTAGTATTCTAGGAGCTATGGCAAAGGTTGATAATAACTATTATCCAGAG ACATTGCATCGTATGTTTGTTGTCAATGCCGGGTCAACGTTTAAAAGATATCTATGGCCTGCTGCTCAAAAGTTTCTGGACCCAAAAACGATTTCGAAAATTCATGTGTTGGAACCTAAGTCATTGGGGAAGTTACTTGAAGTCATTGACCCGAGTCAGTTGCCTGATTTTCTCGGTGGTTCGTGTACATGTCCCGGTGAGGGTGGCTGCCTTAGGTCCAACATGGGTCCTTGGAACGATCCTGAAATAATGAAG GTTGTGAATAATGCAGAAGCTACATTTGTAAGACAAATTACTAGTGTTTCTAGTGATCAACAGAAAGTTGATTCTTATGTTCAGATACAGCCCGTAAAG GGTAGAAGTATTGATTCGTCGACTGTAGAGTCAGAATCAGATGTAGAGGATCCATGTTCTCTAACTACTTCTGTTAATCCAAAATTAACACCAGTTCGTGAAGAC GCGACACCGTCTGATTCACCTGTTTATTATAGTTGCCATGATCATTTTATTCCATCAGAAGAACCTGTTAATCCTCCAAATGAGTGTCTGAAACTAGACAATAAAGAACCAGATTCGGGGTTGGTATTTGCTCAATGGTTGGATATTATTCACGAGCAAATTGTGAAGAGGAGCTTCAATTGCGTTGGAAGATCGCTTGTCTCATTGGTGACTAATTTGATTGATATTATCAGACGTGTTTCGGTTGGTTACTGGAGTAAACAGAACATTGTATGTCCTACTAATGCTGTGGAAGATGAACCAGAAACAGAAACATTAACAGAGACTGTTTGTGAAGAACGTGAGTTTCCATTTGTTGAGCGACTTCAGAAACTTGAAACGTTACTTGAAGAACTTAAAAAGAAACCGGCTCAAATACCTGTTGAGAAGGAACATATGTTGCATGATTCTTTGGAGAGGATCAAATCTGTTGAATTCGATCTTAACAAAACCAAGAGT GTACTTCATGCCACTGTGGTAAAGCAACTTGAGATTGCAGCCGTGATGGAAGCTTTGCAGGAATCCAAATTCCGC CGACGAAGGATATGTTGA
- the LOC139885874 gene encoding GPI-anchored protein LLG1-like, protein MKITITFLLVICCCISTCFSSLVSISDGVCTPVSSSIGRTLLQEIKPCPVNFEFKNYTIITSKCKAPKYPADLCCEAFKDFACPFKDGLNDLSNNCSSMMFDYLKNYGNYPPDLFGSICRDNKIGLVCPALPPGAGQNDGNADSNDSYKVRSLSMLMVFSVGAFIVLFMWF, encoded by the exons ATGAAGATTACAATCACCTTTCTCCTTGTAATCTGCTGCTGTATCTCTACTTGTTTCTCATCCCTAGTTTCCATCTCAG ACGGTGTCTGCACTCCTGTTTCTTCCTCAATTGGACGAACCCTACTTCAGGAGATAAAAC CTTGTCCTGTCAACTTTGAATTCAAGAATTACACAATCATAACTAGTAAATGCAAAGCACCAAAGTACCCTGCTGATTTATGTTGTGAAGCTTTTAAAGACTTTGCTTGCCCTTTTAAAGATGGCTTGAACGATTTGTCTAACAATTGTTCGTCAATGATGTTTGATTACCTTAAAAACTACGGCAACTATCCGCCCGATTTGTTTGGCAGCATATGCAGGGATAATAAAATTGGTCTCGTCTGCCCTGCTCTACCACCGGGAGCAGGGCAGAATGATGGCAACGCCGATTCTAATGATAGTTATAAGGTTCGCAGTTTGTCTATGTTGATGGTGTTTAGTGTGGGAGCTTTTATAGTCTTGTTCATGTGGTTTTGA